From Pseudomonas arsenicoxydans:
CGTTAGGGTCTATAAAAATATCGTCCCTGGAGTCTTCGATGAACCTGTCCCGATTCGTGCGCGGTCTGCTGACCAGCGCCTTGTTTGCCGCGCCATTGAGTTACGCCGCAGAACCCGTCGTATTGCATGTCGGTGATCAGAACTACTACAACGTCCGCGCCTCGGTGGAAGCGTCGGGTGTGCTGGAAGGCGCGTCCTATACCGTCGACTGGAAACACTTCCAGGCCGCTGCGCCGCTGGCTGAAGCGCTGAGCACCGGGGCGCTGGATGTGGGTTTTCTCGGTGATTCCGGCTTCCTGTTCCTGGCCGCCAAACAGGCGCCAGTGAAGTTGATCGGTGTATCGCGGCAGAACCCCGACACCATCGCCTTGCTGGTGCCCAAGGATTCACCGGTCAAAACCATTGCCGACCTCAAGGGTAAAAAAGTCGCTTACTGGCCTGGCGCCTGGAGCCAGCAACTGACTTTGCGCGCGCTGGAGAAAGCCGATCTGCCGGAGGACTATGTCGACTTCATCAAACTGATGCCCATCGACGCCGCTGCCGCGTTGCCACAGGGCAGCATCGACGCGTTCCCGGTGTGGGAACCGTACATTTCCCAGCAGATCCTGTTTTCCGGCGCTCGGCCGATTCTCACGGCGAAAAACCTCATGCCCGGCCTGAGTGCGATTGCGGCGTCGACGCCATCTATCGATAGCAAGCGCGAAGCCATTGCCGACTTCCTCGTGCGCCTGAAAAAAGCCCGGGCCTGGGTCGACAACCACACCGATGAATATGCTGACCTGTGGGCGAAAAAGGCCAACCTCGACCAGAACGTGTCCCGCCATTGGTTGCGCCAGGCACACATGACCGTGGGCCCGGTGGATGCGCAGGCCGCCACGGACCTGCAGAGCACCGCGGACTTCCTGTTCAAGGTCAAGGCGTTGCCAACGGCATTGGCCACCGCGCCGATTATCGACCACTCGTTCCAACAGTCGCTGACGCAGTAACCAACGGGGGTGGGCGCTGGAACCAAACACTGTGTACCCTGATCCAACCTCGGCCTGCAGCAACCTGCGGGACGACAATGGATGAATGGGCGAAGGGTTTTTGCCAATTAACGTGATGACCGTAACGGTCTGGCCCAAGGCAAAACATGAAACAGCTGTTCAAGGTTCTCTGCGCACTCACCCTTGCTGTCGGGCTGGTTGGCTGCATCTCTTCACCCATCGAACTGACCCCGCAGACCGAGCAGCGTTTGCGCGAGCAGGCGCCGATCCGCTTCCTGGTGACGTTCGACGACGGTCCCAGTGCATCGAGTTTCTGGAACCCGAGCATGACCGTGCTCGACAGCCTCGCCTGGAACCCGGTGCTGCCCGGGATCAAAGCGGTGTTTTTCGTGCAGACCGGCGCACCTCGGGCCGGCGACAGCGACATCGGCCGTGGGGTCATGCGCCGCGAACAAGCGGAAGGGCATGTGCTGGGCTTCCACACCGCGACCCATTCGCACACCAATCACCGCTCGTTGAGTCCGGAACAGTTGGAGCAGTCACTGAGCAAAGGCAGTGCCGATATTGCCGCGATCACCGGCGCGCCGCCGACCCTGGTGCGCCCGCCATTCTGGAATTACGACAAACGTGTGTTCGCGGCCTACCAGCGCCACGGGATGCACGTATTGCTGACCGACCTGAGCGCCAATGACGGCAAGATCTGGGGCTTCAATGCCAGCCCACGGCGCCGGGCGAACATGTTGCGGCAGTTGTCCGAAGTCCGTGAGCGGATTGCCCGGGGCGAACTGCCGACGGTGGACGGTGTGATTCCGGTGGTGGTGACGTTCCATGACCTGAATCGTTATACCGCCCGGCATACCCGCGAATACCTGCAAATCCTGCTCGACAGTGCCAATGCCACCGGCGTGCCGTTGGCGCAGAAACCGTTTTATGACGACACCGAAGCGCTGCAACGGGCGGCCATGGCGCGCACCATTACCGACAGTTCCCAGGACGTGAAACTACCGGGGATCTGGAACTGGATCTGGGATGGGGATTCGCACTAAAACTTCGCCAAAACGAGAAGCAGCTAACACATCGTGCGGGTGGTCGCTGGCGCAGGCGCGTGAAAGGGGGTCTATGCTGATCGAGTTGAATTTGATCATCAGCCACGGAGGCGTTAGTCATGGTGCCCATTTCAGTCCTTTGCAGCATTGTGGAGTCCGGTTTCAAGCCGCTGGCCTGCGAATGCACCGAGAATTCCAGCGGGTTGCTGCGGATCAAAGTGTACGACCCGGCAACCGGGCGTATCGACTTGCTGATCCCCTGCGTATCGCCGACACGGCTGACCAGCATTCGCGCGATCTCTGACTTCGTTGGCGAGTTGCGCGTCGAGATGCGCGCCGGACGCCGGGCCTTCGCCGGCTGAGATGCCAGGCGTAGAGGCTGTGTAGGAGCTGTCGAGTGAAACGAGGCTGCGATCTTTTGATCTTGATCTTGAAAAAACAAAGTCAAAAGATCGCAGCCTCGTTTCACTCGACAGCTCCTACACAGCTCCTACACAGCTCCTACATAGCTCCTGCGTGGATCTAGGCTGTTGGCAGCAGTTCATCAATCATCTTCAAACAATGATTCAACCCTGGCGTCACATCGCCCACGCGCCGGCTGAGGATGATCGGCGAGGTCGCGTTGTCTTCCAGCAACGGGGTGAAGCCAATGTCGTCGCGGTGCAGCAACTGCACCGAGGCTGGCACCAGCGTGACCCCGATTCCCGCACCGACCAACCCGATCGCCGTTTGCAGCTCGTTGGTCCATTGCGCCACGTGGATGCTCACGCCATAGGATTCGAACAGCGCAATCACATGATCGGCATAGCTGGGGCGCGGGTTGCCGGGGTACAGCACAAAGGGTTCCTTGGCCAGTTCGCGAAGGCTGATCGGTCCGGCCAGCAGTGGATGGCCGGCGGGCAGGGCGGCGACCAGCCGGTCTTCAGTCAACACGGTCTGAATGATCGCCGGATCGTCGATGCGAATCCGCCCGAAACCGATGTCGATGCGCCCGGCCTTGAGCGCCTGCACCTGTTGCAGGGTGGTCATTTCCGAAAGCCCGAGTTCAAGCTCCAGAGGCTCGCCGCTGCGCAGCCGACGAATCAGTTCCGGGAGTACGCCGTACAGCGTCGACGGCGCAAAACCGATGCCCAGCCAGGTCTTTTCCCCCAGGCCGATGCGTCGGGTGTTGTCGCATGTCTTGGCCAGTTGCTCGAGCAGGGCGCTGGAGTGCTCATGGAAGAAACGCCCAGCATCGGTCAGCTTCAGCGGGCGACCACGCTCAAGCAATAACACCCCGAGTTCATCTTCCAGCTGCTGGATCTGCCGGCTCAGGGGCGGCTGGGCAATGTGCAGCAGTTCGGCTGCGCGGGTGAAGTTGAGGGTTTGAGCCAACACCTGAAAATAGCGCAGGTGACGCAGTTCCATGGGGCCTCCAGGCGTTGATCAGTTGAATACCTTTAAGGTATCGAGCCAGACCAATTCTATATTGGCCGCCAGCAAAAAGCCGTATGAGAATCCGTTCCAGAACTTCAAAAACCTGACGGGTATCGAAATGCGTGCTACAGCCATTGAATCGATCGAGACGATCATCGTCGATCTGCCGACCATCCGCCCGCACAAACTGGCCATGCACACCATGCAACACCAGACCCTGGTGATCATCCGTGTGCGCTGCGCCGACGGCATTGAAGGGATCGGCGAGTCCACCACCATCGGTGGCCTGGCGTACGGCAACGAAAGCCCGGACAGCATCAAGACCAACATCGACACGCACTTCGCGCCGCTGTTGATCGGCGAGGATAGCGCCAATGTGAATGCCGCCATGTTGCGCCTGGAGCGCAGCATCCGTGGCAATACCTTCGCCAAGTCAGGTATCGAAACCGCGTTGCTCGATGCCCAGGGCAAGCGCCTCGGCCTGCCGGTCAGCGAGTTGCTTGGCGGTCGCGTTCGTGACGCGCTGCCAGTGGCCTGGACCCTGGCCAGCGGCGACACCGACAAGGACATCGCCGAAGCGGAAAAAATGCTCGACCTGCGCCGCCACCGCATTTTCAAACTGAAGATCGGGGCCGGCGAAGTCAATCGCGACCTGGCCCACGTCATTGCGATCAAGAAAGCCCTGGGCGATCGCGCCAGTGTGCGGGTCGATGTCAATCAGGCTTGGGACGAAGCGGTCGCCTTGCGCGCCTGCCGGATTCTGGGCAGCAACGGCATCGACCTGATCGAGCAACCGATCTCGCGCAATAATCGTGCGGGCATGGTGCGCCTGAATGCCATGAGCCCGGCGCCGATCATGGCCGATGAATCCATCGAATGCGTGGAAGACGCCTTCAATCTGGCGCGCGACGGTGCTGCGTCGGTGTTTGCCTTGAAGATCGCCAAGAACGGCGGGCCACGCGCCGTGTTGCGTACGGCCGCCATCGCCGAAGCCGCCGGTATCGGCCTGTACGGCGGCACTATGCTTGAAGGAGGCATCGGCACGCTGGCCTCGGCCCACGCCTTCGTCACCCTGAATAAACTGGCCTGGGACACTGAGCTGTTCGGCCCGTTGCTGTTGACCGAAGACATACTCAGCGAGCCGCTGGTCTACCGCGATTTCGAGCTGCATGTGCCGAACACGCCGGGCCTGGGCCTGAGTCTGGATGAAGAACGCCTGGCATTTTTCCGTCGCGACAAGACATCTACTTCCATTCATCAAGCCTGAGGAGAGCATCATGTTGTTCCACGTCAAAATGACCGTGAATCTGCCGGTCGACATGAATCCGGAAGCGGCTGCCAAGCTGAAGTCCGACGAGAAAGCCCTGGCCCAGCGCCTGCAGGAGCAAGGCAAATGGCGTCACCTGTGGCGTATCGCCGGGCACTATGCCAATTACAGCGTATTCGACGTCGAGAGTGTCCAGGAGCTGCACGACCTACTGATGCAATTACCGCTGTTCCCGTACATGGCGATCGAGGTCGACGCGATGTGCCAGCATCCTTCTTCCATTCGAGAAAATGACCGCTGAGCCCAGCCTGCTTGGTTTGCTACGCCAATAATTACAAGATGAGGATCCCCCATGAACGTGAAGATTTCCCACACTGCCAGTGCCCAGAAGTTCCTCGAAGACGCCAGCGGCTTGCTCAACGAGGCCGGTAACCCACGGGTCAAAGAACTGGTTTATCGCATCCTGCGTGACTCGGTGAACATCATCGAAGACCTGGCCGTGACCCCGGAAGAATTCTGGAAAGCGGTCAATTACCTCAACGTGCTGGGCGCGCGTCAGGAAGCCGGATTGCTGGTGGCCGGGCTTGGTCTGGAACATTACCTGGACCTGCTGATGGACGCCGAAGACGCACAGGCCGGCAAGGCCGGTGGCACGCCGCGGACCATCGAAGGCCCGCTGTATGTAGCCGGTGCGCCGCTGTCTGAAGGCGAAGCGCGACTCGATGAT
This genomic window contains:
- a CDS encoding polysaccharide deacetylase family protein; protein product: MKQLFKVLCALTLAVGLVGCISSPIELTPQTEQRLREQAPIRFLVTFDDGPSASSFWNPSMTVLDSLAWNPVLPGIKAVFFVQTGAPRAGDSDIGRGVMRREQAEGHVLGFHTATHSHTNHRSLSPEQLEQSLSKGSADIAAITGAPPTLVRPPFWNYDKRVFAAYQRHGMHVLLTDLSANDGKIWGFNASPRRRANMLRQLSEVRERIARGELPTVDGVIPVVVTFHDLNRYTARHTREYLQILLDSANATGVPLAQKPFYDDTEALQRAAMARTITDSSQDVKLPGIWNWIWDGDSH
- a CDS encoding DUF1652 domain-containing protein yields the protein MVPISVLCSIVESGFKPLACECTENSSGLLRIKVYDPATGRIDLLIPCVSPTRLTSIRAISDFVGELRVEMRAGRRAFAG
- a CDS encoding LysR family transcriptional regulator, with translation MELRHLRYFQVLAQTLNFTRAAELLHIAQPPLSRQIQQLEDELGVLLLERGRPLKLTDAGRFFHEHSSALLEQLAKTCDNTRRIGLGEKTWLGIGFAPSTLYGVLPELIRRLRSGEPLELELGLSEMTTLQQVQALKAGRIDIGFGRIRIDDPAIIQTVLTEDRLVAALPAGHPLLAGPISLRELAKEPFVLYPGNPRPSYADHVIALFESYGVSIHVAQWTNELQTAIGLVGAGIGVTLVPASVQLLHRDDIGFTPLLEDNATSPIILSRRVGDVTPGLNHCLKMIDELLPTA
- a CDS encoding ABC transporter substrate-binding protein; this encodes MNLSRFVRGLLTSALFAAPLSYAAEPVVLHVGDQNYYNVRASVEASGVLEGASYTVDWKHFQAAAPLAEALSTGALDVGFLGDSGFLFLAAKQAPVKLIGVSRQNPDTIALLVPKDSPVKTIADLKGKKVAYWPGAWSQQLTLRALEKADLPEDYVDFIKLMPIDAAAALPQGSIDAFPVWEPYISQQILFSGARPILTAKNLMPGLSAIAASTPSIDSKREAIADFLVRLKKARAWVDNHTDEYADLWAKKANLDQNVSRHWLRQAHMTVGPVDAQAATDLQSTADFLFKVKALPTALATAPIIDHSFQQSLTQ
- a CDS encoding muconate cycloisomerase family protein, with the protein product MRATAIESIETIIVDLPTIRPHKLAMHTMQHQTLVIIRVRCADGIEGIGESTTIGGLAYGNESPDSIKTNIDTHFAPLLIGEDSANVNAAMLRLERSIRGNTFAKSGIETALLDAQGKRLGLPVSELLGGRVRDALPVAWTLASGDTDKDIAEAEKMLDLRRHRIFKLKIGAGEVNRDLAHVIAIKKALGDRASVRVDVNQAWDEAVALRACRILGSNGIDLIEQPISRNNRAGMVRLNAMSPAPIMADESIECVEDAFNLARDGAASVFALKIAKNGGPRAVLRTAAIAEAAGIGLYGGTMLEGGIGTLASAHAFVTLNKLAWDTELFGPLLLTEDILSEPLVYRDFELHVPNTPGLGLSLDEERLAFFRRDKTSTSIHQA
- the catC gene encoding muconolactone Delta-isomerase, with translation MLFHVKMTVNLPVDMNPEAAAKLKSDEKALAQRLQEQGKWRHLWRIAGHYANYSVFDVESVQELHDLLMQLPLFPYMAIEVDAMCQHPSSIRENDR